Genomic DNA from Planctomycetaceae bacterium:
GGCTGCGCGTTGGCGAGCAATCTCTCCAAGTTGGCAACATAGGCGGCTACAAAGGCCTCGGACGCCGCGAAGCGGCAATAGAACCCCTCGGGCGCCAATGGCTCAGGGTATGAAATGTCGGATAGGAACTCCCTGTGGATAACAGCGCGGTATCGAACATCCCGGTTGTTCTGCGAGAGCTTGAGGAGAGACAGGCCTTCATAATAGAAGTTCAGGTAGTTCTCGCGAATCTGCACGTCCAAGCCGAAGTTGTCGGCTGCACTGAGCAGTGGAGCCAAGTGGCCCGACATGAGTTGGGCCACAAAATCATCTGACAGGCCCCTTCGGAATACGAGATCATCTCTCATGGCTCACCCCTTCTCGGGCACGGCGATGTTAATCTGCCTTCGAGTGGAAAACCACTTCTTCGTTATCGACGCCATAGCTGGGGGCTCTGCCCCCAGTCCCCCGGAGTTTATCGCTTCACAGCTTCAGGCAGAACGGATAGCATTTCTGCTGCCATTCCGGGAGGATAGGGCAATGCAGGAGTGCAACCTGAGCGACCGGATGGTGCTTCGGGCAGAAGGGCCTCCTCATTAGGGAGGCCCCTGCTTTTTGCCTGAAGCCAAATGCGCCAAACTCCGGGGTCTGGGGCAGAGCCCCGGGATTGGATGTTGACGGGTATTATGGACGATAGAGCCGAACAATCCGTTCTAACGTTCGACCGCGGCACGCTGGTGCTGCGCGGACAGTTGGCGCCGCGGTCGGCCGACGCGCCGGATTCTGTCTGGAAGTGGGACCAGCGCATTGCGGCCTGGCGTTGCGATGCCATGCATTATGCGCGTCTGCGGCGTGAGCTGAGTGGGCAGTTCGGCCGAAACTTCAGGGATGACGTGCCGCCACCGCAGCGTGTGGTGTGGCCGAAGATCGCCCTGCCGCAGCTTCGGGCTGAACAGAGCGAAGCCGTGGCCGCCTGGACGGCGAGCGGCTGTCGCGGGCAGGTCGTCATGCCCACCGGCACGGGCAAGACGGAGGTCGCCCTGGCGGCGATGGCCCAGCGGCCAGTCAGCACGCTGATCGTGGCGCCCATCCGCGACCTGATGTACCAGTGGCACCGGCGGATCCTCAAAGGGCTGGGCCTGGACGCGGGCATCCTCGGCGACGGGACGGCCGACGTGAAACCCGTGACGGTGACCACGTATGACAGCGCCTTCATTCACATGGACAAGATCGGCCAGCGGTTCGGCCTGCTGATCTTCGATGAGGAGCATCATCTGCCGGGGGCATGCTATCGCGAGGCGGCGATCAAGAGCACCGCCGCAATGCGGATGGGATTGACAGCCACCCCCGAGCGGTACGACGGGCGGCAGGTGGACCTGGACTGGCTGATCGGCCCGGTGGCGTACGAGATGCCCTTTGCCTTGGCGCGGAATAAGACACTGGCGGACTTTGACGTGGTGCGGGTGCCGGTGCATCTGAGCGACCAGGAACAGGCCTGCTATGACGACTGCACGCGTCAGGTGCGGCACTTCATCGCCGCCCGCCGCCGCGAACAGCCGGGATACTCCTGGAAAGACCTCTGCGGCGAGTGCGGCAAAGACCCTGCCGCGCGGCTGGCGCTGAAGGCGTACCACCTCAAGCAATCAATCGAAGACCGGGCGGGCGAGAAACTCCGCGTGCTGGAGGACCTGTTTCGCCTTCATGCCGGACAAAAGGCGATCGTGTTCGCCGGTTCCAACGCGATGGCCATGGAGGTCTCGCGGCGGTTCCTGCTGCCGACGATCCTCTCTCACACGCGCAAGAAGGAGCGGCTGGCGGTGCTGGACGGCTTTGCGGGGGACGTCTTTCCGGCCATCGTGGCCAATCGCGTGCTGGACGAAGGAGTGGACGTTCCCGAGGCCAAGGTGGCCGTGGTGATCGGCGGACAGGCGTCGACCCGCCAGGCCAAGCAGCGTCTGGGGCGCATCCTGCGGCGCAGCGGCACGGCGGCCGCGACGTTGTATGAAGTCGTGTGCGAGTCGGCCGGCGACATCCGCCGCTCGCGCCAGAGAAGGCAAAGCGATGCTTACGAGCGAACACGCCATCGTCGAATATAGTCGCAGCCGCGCGGTGCCGGACTGTCTCAGCGCCGGGCGGCACGGCCACTATTTGCAGTACGCCCAGCGGATGCAGGAGATCTATCGACGCGGATCGGGACTGCAGCGGCGGCAGCTTCACCGCCAGGTACGCGAGCTGTTGGCCGACGAAGCCGATTGCCCGTTGCGGCGGATCGAAGGCCTGTGCAAACTCCTCGACGAGCGCAGCGTCTACCAGAGCGACCGCCGCGGACAGGCAGCCGCGCTTCGCCTGAAGGTCTTTACGCTGGCGGGGCGCCTTCATCCGCTGGTCGAGGAGCCCGACAAGCTCTTCGAGCATGGATACGCCGAGGCCAAGGCGCACATCGCCAAGGAAGTCGGCCTGAGCTGGCAGGAGATCGACGCGCGGCTGTACGCTGACGTGATGCAGTTCCAGAAGCTCGAGTCTTTCGAGCCCTTCGACGACGCCCAGGCCCTGCTGTCTCGCTACAACGTGGCCCAGCTTCAGGCCTGCCTCTACCGCGCCAGGAGCATGAGCGTCGAGGCCGCCGGCGACTTCAAGACGATCCTGCGATACGCCAAACTGGCCCGGCTCCTTCACGACATTACGCGCCTGGGGCCGAGGAAGTATCGCATCGAGCTTTCAGGCCCCTCGTCAGCCTTGCGGGCGGGCAGGAGCTATGG
This window encodes:
- a CDS encoding DEAD/DEAH box helicase family protein, translated to MDDRAEQSVLTFDRGTLVLRGQLAPRSADAPDSVWKWDQRIAAWRCDAMHYARLRRELSGQFGRNFRDDVPPPQRVVWPKIALPQLRAEQSEAVAAWTASGCRGQVVMPTGTGKTEVALAAMAQRPVSTLIVAPIRDLMYQWHRRILKGLGLDAGILGDGTADVKPVTVTTYDSAFIHMDKIGQRFGLLIFDEEHHLPGACYREAAIKSTAAMRMGLTATPERYDGRQVDLDWLIGPVAYEMPFALARNKTLADFDVVRVPVHLSDQEQACYDDCTRQVRHFIAARRREQPGYSWKDLCGECGKDPAARLALKAYHLKQSIEDRAGEKLRVLEDLFRLHAGQKAIVFAGSNAMAMEVSRRFLLPTILSHTRKKERLAVLDGFAGDVFPAIVANRVLDEGVDVPEAKVAVVIGGQASTRQAKQRLGRILRRSGTAAATLYEVVCESAGDIRRSRQRRQSDAYERTRHRRI
- a CDS encoding DUF790 family protein → MLTSEHAIVEYSRSRAVPDCLSAGRHGHYLQYAQRMQEIYRRGSGLQRRQLHRQVRELLADEADCPLRRIEGLCKLLDERSVYQSDRRGQAAALRLKVFTLAGRLHPLVEEPDKLFEHGYAEAKAHIAKEVGLSWQEIDARLYADVMQFQKLESFEPFDDAQALLSRYNVAQLQACLYRARSMSVEAAGDFKTILRYAKLARLLHDITRLGPRKYRIELSGPSSALRAGRSYGVHFAMFLPAILACREWSLSAVIETPWNATARLELTDRSGFKSHLPAPEAFDSDVEEAFARKFGEHRDGWQLIREGEVLWSGQRVFVPDFVFRRQDGAQVLMEIVGFWTPEYLQSKRQTLREFRQHRILIAVPQRSVRENAVIGDDVIVYKAALKPQAVLDALNRCSVAQYSSFHG